The following coding sequences are from one Seonamhaeicola sp. ML3 window:
- the rpmD gene encoding 50S ribosomal protein L30 → MGKIKVTKVKSAINRTQRQKRTLEALGLKKIGQVKEHEATPNILGMVAKVSHLVSVEEA, encoded by the coding sequence ATGGGAAAGATTAAAGTAACAAAGGTTAAAAGCGCTATCAATCGTACGCAAAGACAAAAAAGAACTTTAGAAGCTCTAGGTCTTAAAAAGATTGGACAAGTAAAAGAACATGAAGCTACTCCAAATATCCTTGGAATGGTTGCTAAAGTTTCACATTTAGTTTCTGTTGAAGAAGCTTAA
- the rplN gene encoding 50S ribosomal protein L14 — MVQQESRLKVADNTGAKEVLVIRVLGGTKRRYASVGDKIVVSVKDATPNGNVKKKAVSTAVVVRTVKEVRRPDGSYIRFDDNACVLLNPQGEMRGTRVFGPVARELRDKQFMKIVSLAPEVL, encoded by the coding sequence ATGGTACAGCAAGAATCTAGATTAAAAGTAGCAGATAACACCGGGGCTAAAGAAGTTTTAGTAATCCGTGTTTTAGGTGGTACAAAAAGAAGATATGCTTCTGTTGGGGACAAAATAGTTGTATCTGTAAAAGATGCTACTCCTAACGGAAACGTAAAAAAGAAAGCAGTTTCTACTGCGGTTGTTGTACGTACTGTAAAGGAAGTAAGAAGACCAGATGGATCTTATATTAGATTTGACGATAATGCATGTGTTTTATTAAACCCACAAGGTGAAATGAGAGGTACGCGTGTATTTGGTCCTGTCGCAAGAGAACTTCGTGATAAACAATTCATGAAGATTGTATCATTAGCACCAGAAGTGCTTTAA
- the rpsJ gene encoding 30S ribosomal protein S10 yields MSQKIRIKLKSYDHNLVDKSADKIVKTVKSTGAVVTGPIPLPTHKKIFTVLRSPHVNKKSREQFQLSSYKRLLDIYSSSSKTIDALMKLELPSGVEVEIKV; encoded by the coding sequence ATGAGTCAAAAAATCAGAATAAAATTAAAATCTTACGATCACAATTTAGTAGACAAGTCTGCTGATAAGATTGTAAAAACAGTAAAAAGTACTGGAGCTGTTGTAACTGGACCAATTCCATTACCAACTCACAAAAAGATTTTTACTGTATTACGTTCTCCACACGTAAACAAGAAATCAAGAGAGCAATTCCAATTATCATCTTACAAGAGATTATTGGATATCTACTCTTCGTCATCAAAAACTATTGATGCGTTAATGAAGCTTGAGTTACCAAGTGGCGTTGAAGTAGAGATTAAAGTATAG
- the rplX gene encoding 50S ribosomal protein L24, with translation MTKLKIKSGDTVKVIAGDHKGSEGKVQKVLIDKNKAIVEGVNMVKKHTKPSAQNPQGGIVEKEAPIHISNLSLLTANGETTRVGYKMEGDKKVRFSVKSNEVI, from the coding sequence ATGACAAAGCTTAAAATTAAATCAGGAGATACCGTAAAAGTAATAGCTGGAGACCACAAAGGTTCTGAAGGTAAAGTACAAAAGGTATTAATAGATAAGAACAAAGCCATCGTAGAAGGTGTGAACATGGTTAAGAAACACACGAAGCCAAGTGCACAAAATCCTCAAGGTGGTATTGTTGAGAAAGAAGCGCCTATCCACATTTCAAACTTATCATTGTTAACCGCCAATGGTGAAACAACAAGAGTAGGTTATAAAATGGAAGGCGATAAGAAAGTAAGGTTTTCAGTAAAATCTAATGAAGTAATATAG
- the rpsQ gene encoding 30S ribosomal protein S17: protein METRNLRKERIGVVTSNKMQKSIVVSEVKKVKHPMYGKFVLKTKKYVAHDEQNDCNEGDTVRIMETRPLSKSKCWRLVEIIERAK, encoded by the coding sequence ATGGAAACAAGAAATTTAAGAAAAGAACGTATAGGAGTTGTTACAAGTAACAAAATGCAGAAATCTATTGTGGTTTCTGAGGTGAAAAAAGTAAAGCACCCTATGTATGGAAAATTCGTTTTAAAAACGAAGAAGTACGTTGCACACGATGAACAAAACGACTGCAACGAAGGAGATACTGTTAGGATCATGGAAACTCGTCCTTTAAGTAAATCTAAGTGTTGGAGATTAGTTGAAATAATTGAAAGAGCTAAGTAA
- the rpmC gene encoding 50S ribosomal protein L29, which produces MKQSEIKELSTAELQEKLGETKKSYSDLKLAHAISPLENPIQLRAVRRTVARIATELTKRDLQ; this is translated from the coding sequence ATGAAACAATCAGAAATTAAAGAATTATCTACAGCTGAGTTACAAGAAAAACTTGGTGAGACTAAAAAAAGTTATTCAGACCTAAAATTAGCTCATGCAATATCTCCTTTAGAGAATCCAATTCAGTTACGTGCAGTAAGACGTACAGTTGCTAGAATTGCTACAGAGTTAACTAAAAGAGATTTACAATAA
- the rpsE gene encoding 30S ribosomal protein S5, producing the protein MYQKYKSAELVKPGGLDLKDRLVGVQRVTKVTKGGRAFGFSAIVVVGDEAGVVGQGLGKSKDVASAIAKAVEDAKKNLVRIPIRKGTLPHEQKGKYGGARVNIIPAAPGTGVIAGGAVRTVLEAVGVHDVLSKSQGSSNPHNVVKATFDALLQLRDANTIAKDRGISLEKVFNA; encoded by the coding sequence ATGTATCAAAAATATAAAAGTGCAGAATTAGTAAAACCAGGTGGATTAGATCTTAAAGATCGTTTAGTTGGTGTACAAAGGGTTACTAAAGTAACTAAAGGTGGTAGAGCATTTGGTTTTTCAGCTATTGTTGTAGTAGGTGATGAAGCTGGTGTTGTAGGACAAGGTTTAGGTAAATCTAAAGACGTTGCTTCAGCTATTGCTAAAGCCGTAGAGGATGCTAAGAAAAACTTAGTTCGTATTCCTATCAGAAAAGGAACATTGCCACATGAGCAAAAAGGTAAATACGGTGGAGCTAGAGTAAACATTATTCCAGCTGCTCCTGGTACCGGGGTTATTGCAGGTGGTGCAGTAAGAACAGTACTTGAGGCAGTAGGAGTTCATGATGTATTATCTAAATCTCAAGGGTCTTCTAACCCTCACAATGTTGTAAAAGCAACTTTCGATGCTTTATTACAATTAAGAGATGCTAATACTATTGCTAAAGACAGAGGTATTTCACTTGAAAAAGTTTTTAACGCTTAA
- the rplO gene encoding 50S ribosomal protein L15: MDLSNLKPAEGSVKSQGKRVGRGQGSGKGGTATRGHKGAKSRSGYSKKLGFEGGQMPLQRRVPKFGFKNINRVEYQGINLDTLQQLVDDKKIKDAVDLEVILSNRLAGKNDLVKILGRGELKAKLKVSAHKFTASAKAAIEAAGGEAVTL; the protein is encoded by the coding sequence ATGGATTTAAGTAATTTAAAACCTGCAGAAGGTTCAGTAAAAAGTCAAGGAAAAAGAGTAGGTAGAGGACAAGGTTCTGGTAAAGGTGGCACTGCTACGCGTGGTCACAAAGGAGCAAAGTCACGTTCTGGTTATTCTAAGAAATTAGGATTTGAAGGTGGTCAAATGCCACTTCAAAGACGTGTTCCTAAGTTTGGCTTTAAGAATATAAACCGTGTTGAGTATCAAGGTATCAACTTAGATACGTTACAACAATTGGTTGATGACAAGAAAATTAAGGATGCTGTAGATTTAGAAGTTATCTTATCTAACAGATTAGCTGGGAAAAATGACCTAGTTAAGATTTTAGGTAGAGGTGAATTAAAAGCTAAATTAAAAGTATCTGCTCATAAGTTTACTGCTTCAGCAAAAGCTGCTATAGAGGCTGCAGGAGGAGAAGCTGTAACATTATAA
- the rplD gene encoding 50S ribosomal protein L4, whose product MKVAVLDINGKDTGRQAELSKEVFAIEPNNHAVYLDVKQYLANQRQGTHKSKERGEITGSTRKIKKQKGTGTARAGSIKSGVFKGGGRMFGPRPRNYGFKLNKNLKRLARKSALSIKAGEKAITVLEDFNFDAPKTKNFTDVLKALDLENKKSLFVLGGANNNVYLSSRNLKGSEVITSSELSTYKILNAGQVVLLEGALEGIESNLSK is encoded by the coding sequence ATGAAAGTAGCAGTTTTAGATATAAACGGAAAAGACACTGGTAGACAAGCGGAGCTTTCTAAAGAGGTGTTTGCTATTGAGCCAAACAATCATGCGGTATACTTAGACGTTAAGCAGTATTTAGCTAACCAACGTCAAGGAACTCACAAATCTAAAGAAAGAGGTGAGATTACTGGAAGTACGCGTAAGATTAAAAAGCAAAAAGGAACTGGTACAGCAAGAGCTGGTAGTATTAAGTCTGGTGTATTTAAAGGTGGTGGACGTATGTTCGGACCTAGACCTAGAAACTATGGGTTCAAGCTTAATAAAAATTTAAAGCGTTTAGCGCGTAAATCTGCGTTAAGTATTAAAGCAGGAGAGAAGGCGATTACTGTTTTAGAAGACTTCAATTTTGATGCTCCTAAAACTAAAAACTTTACCGATGTTTTAAAGGCTTTAGACTTAGAAAACAAAAAGTCTTTGTTTGTGTTGGGTGGGGCAAATAATAATGTATATTTGTCATCGCGCAATTTAAAAGGTTCTGAGGTTATAACTAGCTCAGAATTAAGCACTTATAAGATTTTAAATGCAGGTCAAGTAGTGCTTTTAGAAGGCGCTTTAGAAGGAATAGAATCTAACTTAAGTAAATAA
- the rplP gene encoding 50S ribosomal protein L16 → MLQPKRTKFRKQQKGRMKGLSNRGHQLSNGTFGIKAMDSVFITARQIEAARIAATRYMKREGQLWIKIFPDKPITKKPLEVRMGKGKGGVELYVAVVKPGRVLFEVGGVPLEIAKEALRLAAQKLPVKTKFLIARDYEA, encoded by the coding sequence ATGTTACAGCCTAAAAGAACAAAATTTCGTAAGCAACAGAAAGGACGCATGAAAGGTCTCTCTAACAGAGGGCACCAACTTTCTAACGGAACTTTCGGTATAAAAGCGATGGACTCTGTGTTTATCACAGCACGTCAAATAGAAGCTGCTCGTATTGCCGCTACGCGTTATATGAAAAGAGAAGGTCAGTTATGGATTAAAATATTTCCAGACAAGCCTATTACAAAGAAACCTCTTGAAGTACGTATGGGTAAAGGTAAAGGTGGTGTAGAATTATACGTAGCCGTTGTAAAACCAGGACGCGTTTTATTTGAAGTTGGTGGTGTGCCTTTAGAAATAGCTAAAGAAGCATTACGTTTAGCAGCTCAAAAATTACCGGTAAAAACTAAGTTTTTAATTGCTCGCGATTACGAAGCATAA
- the rpsH gene encoding 30S ribosomal protein S8 — MYTDPVSDYLTRIRNAVRANHRVVEIPASNLKKDITKILFEQGYILSYKFDDSTTQGTIKIALKYNSVTKEPVIKKIQRISKPGLRKYAGAKELPRILNGLGIAIVSTSHGVMTGKQAKRDNVGGEVLCYVY, encoded by the coding sequence ATGTACACAGATCCAGTTTCGGATTATTTGACAAGAATTAGAAATGCAGTACGTGCTAACCACAGAGTGGTTGAGATTCCTGCTTCTAATTTAAAGAAGGACATAACTAAAATATTATTCGAACAAGGATATATTTTAAGTTACAAGTTTGATGATTCTACTACGCAGGGTACCATTAAGATTGCACTTAAGTATAACAGTGTAACTAAAGAGCCTGTAATCAAGAAGATTCAAAGAATTAGTAAACCAGGTTTACGTAAGTATGCTGGTGCTAAAGAATTACCTAGAATCCTTAACGGCCTTGGTATTGCTATCGTTTCTACGTCTCACGGCGTAATGACTGGTAAACAAGCCAAAAGAGATAACGTAGGTGGTGAAGTTTTATGTTACGTTTACTAA
- the rplB gene encoding 50S ribosomal protein L2, with protein MSVRKLKPITPGQRFRVVNGYDAITTDKPEKSLLAPKKRSGGRNSQGKMTMRYKGGGHKRKYRIIDFKRNKTGIPAEVKTIEYDPNRSAFIALLNYQDGEKRYIIAQNGLQVGQNVVSGDKGIAPEIGNAMPLSEIPLGTIISCVELRPGQGAVMARSAGAFAQLMARDGKFATIKLPSGETRLVLVTCMATVGVVSNSDHQLLVSGKAGRTRWLGRRPRTNPVRMNPVDHPMGGGEGRASGGHPRSRNGIPAKGFRTRSKTKASNKYIVERRKK; from the coding sequence ATGTCAGTAAGAAAATTAAAACCAATCACACCAGGACAGCGTTTTAGAGTAGTAAACGGGTATGACGCCATTACTACTGATAAGCCGGAGAAAAGTTTATTAGCTCCGAAAAAAAGGTCTGGTGGTAGAAACAGTCAAGGGAAAATGACCATGCGCTACAAAGGTGGTGGTCATAAGAGAAAGTATCGTATCATTGATTTTAAACGTAACAAAACTGGAATTCCAGCAGAGGTTAAAACCATAGAATACGATCCAAACAGATCAGCTTTTATTGCTTTATTGAACTATCAAGACGGTGAGAAAAGATATATTATTGCTCAAAATGGTTTACAGGTTGGGCAAAATGTTGTGTCTGGTGACAAAGGAATTGCTCCTGAAATTGGAAACGCAATGCCTTTAAGTGAAATTCCATTAGGAACTATTATCTCTTGTGTCGAGTTACGTCCTGGTCAAGGTGCTGTTATGGCACGTAGTGCTGGTGCATTTGCTCAGTTAATGGCAAGAGACGGTAAGTTTGCTACCATTAAATTACCTTCTGGTGAAACACGTTTAGTATTAGTAACATGTATGGCTACAGTTGGCGTTGTGTCTAACTCTGATCATCAGTTATTAGTATCTGGTAAAGCGGGTAGAACAAGATGGTTAGGTAGAAGACCGAGAACTAACCCAGTAAGAATGAACCCTGTCGATCACCCAATGGGTGGTGGTGAAGGACGTGCTTCTGGTGGTCACCCACGTTCTAGAAACGGTATACCTGCTAAAGGTTTCAGAACCCGTTCTAAAACAAAAGCGAGTAACAAATATATTGTAGAACGTAGAAAGAAATAA
- the rplV gene encoding 50S ribosomal protein L22: protein MGSRKKQMADAIKEGKKQVAFAKLNNCPTSPRKMRLVADLVRGEKVERALNILKFSQKEASNRLEKLLLSAIANWQAKNEDADIESAELFVKEIRVDGGSMLKRLRPAPQGRAHRIRKRSNHVTLVLGANNNTQA from the coding sequence ATGGGAAGTCGTAAAAAACAAATGGCAGACGCTATTAAGGAAGGTAAAAAGCAAGTTGCTTTTGCTAAGCTTAATAACTGTCCTACGTCACCAAGAAAAATGCGTTTAGTAGCCGATTTAGTAAGAGGTGAAAAGGTAGAAAGAGCACTTAATATCTTAAAGTTTAGCCAAAAGGAAGCATCTAACCGTTTAGAGAAGTTATTACTTTCAGCTATTGCTAACTGGCAAGCTAAAAACGAAGATGCAGACATCGAGTCAGCTGAATTATTTGTAAAGGAGATAAGAGTAGATGGAGGTTCTATGTTAAAGAGATTACGTCCAGCTCCTCAAGGTCGTGCACACAGAATTAGAAAAAGATCCAACCACGTAACATTGGTGCTTGGAGCAAACAATAACACACAAGCTTAA
- the rplR gene encoding 50S ribosomal protein L18 yields MALTKEQRRLRIKNRIRKVVSGTEARPRLAVFRSNKEIYAQVVDDVTGNTLAAASSRDKDISSAKGTKIEKAALVGKALAEKALKAGVETIAFDRGGYLYHGRVKSLADGAREAGLKF; encoded by the coding sequence ATGGCATTGACAAAAGAACAAAGAAGATTAAGAATAAAAAACAGAATCCGTAAGGTTGTTTCTGGTACAGAAGCTAGACCTAGATTAGCTGTTTTTAGAAGTAATAAAGAAATTTATGCTCAAGTTGTGGATGATGTAACAGGTAATACACTTGCTGCTGCATCTTCAAGAGATAAAGATATTAGTTCTGCAAAAGGTACTAAAATTGAAAAAGCTGCTCTAGTAGGTAAAGCTCTTGCTGAAAAAGCTTTAAAAGCTGGTGTAGAAACTATCGCTTTTGATAGAGGTGGTTATTTATATCATGGTAGAGTAAAATCATTAGCTGACGGAGCTAGAGAAGCAGGACTTAAATTCTAA
- the rplF gene encoding 50S ribosomal protein L6, with protein MSRIGNNPVAIPEGVTVEVKDNVITVKGKLGELTQKFDTVDIKVEEGNVVVSRSADSKAFKAKHGLYRSLINNMVEGVSKGFTKELELVGVGYRASNQGQKLDLALGFSHNIVLDLAPEVKVETVSEKGKNPIVKLTSHDKQLVGQVAAKIRGFRKPEPYKGKGIKFVGEEIRRKAGKSA; from the coding sequence ATGAGTAGAATAGGAAATAATCCAGTTGCAATTCCGGAAGGAGTTACTGTAGAAGTAAAAGATAACGTAATTACTGTAAAAGGTAAATTAGGAGAGTTAACTCAAAAGTTCGATACTGTTGATATTAAAGTTGAAGAAGGAAACGTTGTGGTTTCTCGTTCAGCTGATTCTAAAGCTTTTAAAGCTAAGCATGGTCTTTACAGATCATTAATCAACAATATGGTTGAAGGTGTTTCTAAAGGATTCACTAAAGAATTAGAACTAGTAGGTGTAGGTTATAGAGCAAGTAATCAAGGTCAAAAACTTGATTTAGCTCTAGGTTTTTCTCATAACATTGTTTTAGACTTAGCTCCAGAAGTTAAGGTTGAAACTGTTAGTGAAAAAGGTAAGAACCCTATCGTAAAGTTAACGTCTCACGATAAACAACTTGTTGGTCAAGTAGCTGCAAAGATTCGTGGTTTCAGAAAGCCAGAGCCATATAAAGGTAAAGGTATCAAGTTTGTTGGTGAAGAAATTAGAAGAAAAGCAGGTAAATCAGCTTAA
- the rplE gene encoding 50S ribosomal protein L5, whose amino-acid sequence MAYSPRLKEEYKSRVIAALTDEFGYNNVMQVPKLQKIVISKGVGAAVADKKLIDHAVEELTTISGQKAIATMSKKDVASFKLRKGMPIGAKVTLRGERMYEFLDRLVTSALPRVRDFNGIKATGFDGRGNYNLGITEQIIFPEINIDKVNKISGMDITFVTSADTDKEAKSLLTELGLPFKKN is encoded by the coding sequence ATGGCATATTCACCAAGACTTAAAGAAGAGTATAAAAGCAGAGTAATTGCAGCTCTTACAGACGAATTTGGATATAATAATGTAATGCAAGTTCCTAAGCTACAAAAGATAGTAATATCTAAAGGTGTTGGAGCTGCAGTAGCAGACAAAAAGTTAATTGACCATGCGGTTGAAGAGTTAACTACTATATCTGGACAAAAAGCTATAGCAACAATGTCTAAGAAAGACGTTGCCTCTTTTAAATTACGTAAAGGTATGCCAATTGGGGCAAAAGTGACTTTACGTGGAGAAAGAATGTATGAGTTCTTAGATAGATTAGTAACTTCTGCCTTACCACGTGTAAGAGACTTTAACGGAATTAAAGCTACAGGATTTGACGGAAGAGGTAATTACAACTTAGGTATTACTGAGCAAATTATCTTCCCAGAAATTAACATTGATAAAGTGAACAAGATTTCTGGTATGGATATTACATTTGTGACTTCTGCAGATACAGATAAAGAAGCAAAATCATTATTAACTGAACTAGGGTTACCTTTTAAAAAGAATTAA
- the rplC gene encoding 50S ribosomal protein L3, which translates to MSGLIGKKIGMTSIFDENGKNIPCTVIEAGPCIVTQVRTEEVDGYEAVQLGFDDATEKSATKADLGHAKKAGTSVKRKVAEFKGFDEEYKLGDAITVEHFNEGEFVDISGTSKGKGFQGVVKRHGFGGVGQATHGQHNRLRAPGSIGAASYPARVFKGMKMAGRMGGEKVKVQNLRVLKVVAEKNLLVVKGCVPGHKNSYVIIQK; encoded by the coding sequence ATGTCTGGGTTAATTGGAAAGAAAATCGGTATGACCAGCATCTTTGATGAAAACGGGAAGAACATTCCTTGTACAGTAATCGAAGCTGGGCCATGTATCGTTACCCAAGTCAGAACTGAAGAGGTTGACGGCTATGAAGCTGTTCAATTAGGTTTCGATGACGCGACAGAAAAAAGTGCTACAAAAGCAGACCTAGGTCATGCTAAAAAAGCAGGTACTTCTGTAAAACGCAAAGTCGCGGAATTCAAAGGTTTTGATGAGGAGTACAAGTTAGGAGATGCTATCACTGTTGAGCATTTCAATGAAGGAGAATTTGTTGATATCTCTGGAACATCTAAAGGAAAAGGATTTCAAGGTGTTGTAAAACGTCACGGTTTTGGTGGTGTAGGTCAAGCTACTCACGGTCAACATAACCGTTTAAGAGCACCTGGTTCTATTGGAGCTGCTTCATATCCTGCAAGAGTTTTCAAAGGAATGAAAATGGCCGGAAGAATGGGTGGTGAAAAAGTGAAAGTTCAAAATTTAAGAGTTTTAAAAGTAGTTGCTGAAAAGAACTTGCTTGTTGTTAAAGGTTGTGTACCTGGACACAAAAATTCTTATGTAATTATTCAGAAGTAA
- the rpsC gene encoding 30S ribosomal protein S3, with protein MGQKTNPIGNRLGIIRGWESNWYGGNDYGDKLAEDDKIRKYVHARLSKASVSRVIIERTLKLVTVTITTARPGIIIGKGGQEVDKLKEELKKITGKEVQINIFEIKRPELDAYLVASSIARQIENRISYRRAIKMAIAATMRMNAEGIKIQISGRLNGAEMARSEHYKEGRIPLSTFRADIDYALVEAHTTYGRLGVKVWIMKGEVYGKRELSPLVGLSKKQGKGGGRGNKGPRRRK; from the coding sequence ATGGGACAAAAAACAAATCCAATCGGGAATCGCTTAGGAATTATCAGAGGATGGGAGTCTAACTGGTACGGAGGAAACGATTATGGTGATAAACTTGCCGAAGACGATAAGATTAGAAAATACGTTCACGCGCGTTTATCTAAAGCTAGTGTAAGTAGAGTAATTATTGAAAGAACTCTTAAACTTGTAACCGTTACTATCACTACTGCTAGACCTGGTATCATTATCGGTAAAGGTGGACAAGAGGTAGACAAGTTAAAAGAGGAGCTTAAAAAGATTACTGGAAAAGAAGTTCAGATCAACATCTTTGAGATTAAAAGACCTGAGCTTGATGCATATTTAGTAGCATCTAGTATTGCAAGACAAATTGAAAACAGAATTTCTTACCGTCGTGCAATCAAAATGGCTATTGCTGCTACTATGCGTATGAATGCTGAAGGAATCAAAATTCAAATTAGTGGTCGTTTAAACGGAGCTGAGATGGCACGTTCAGAGCACTACAAAGAAGGACGTATTCCTTTATCAACATTTAGAGCCGATATTGACTATGCTTTAGTTGAAGCACACACTACTTATGGTAGATTAGGTGTTAAAGTATGGATAATGAAAGGTGAAGTATATGGTAAAAGAGAGCTTTCTCCGCTTGTTGGTTTATCTAAGAAGCAAGGAAAAGGTGGAGGACGTGGAAACAAAGGACCTCGTCGTAGAAAGTAA
- the rpsS gene encoding 30S ribosomal protein S19 has protein sequence MARSLKKGPYVHYKLERKVAANVEANKKTVIKTWSRASMITPDFVGQTIAVHNGRQFVPVYVTENMVGHKLGEFSPTRSFRGHAGAKNKGKK, from the coding sequence ATGGCAAGATCATTAAAAAAAGGACCTTACGTTCATTATAAATTAGAAAGAAAAGTAGCTGCAAACGTTGAAGCTAACAAGAAAACTGTAATCAAAACTTGGTCTAGAGCTAGTATGATTACTCCAGATTTTGTTGGACAAACTATAGCAGTACACAATGGCCGTCAATTTGTACCTGTTTATGTAACAGAGAACATGGTAGGTCATAAGTTAGGAGAATTTTCACCAACACGTTCATTCCGTGGACATGCAGGTGCTAAAAATAAAGGTAAAAAATAA
- the rplW gene encoding 50S ribosomal protein L23: MSILIKPIITEKATADSELNNCYTFAVNTKANKVEIKKAVEATYGVSVEKVRTINVRPDRSTKYTKTGIQHGKTNAVKKAIVQLAEGEMIDLYSNM; this comes from the coding sequence ATGAGTATCTTAATTAAACCTATAATCACGGAAAAAGCGACTGCAGATAGCGAGTTAAACAATTGCTATACTTTCGCGGTGAATACAAAGGCGAACAAGGTGGAAATCAAAAAGGCTGTAGAGGCCACTTATGGTGTTTCTGTTGAAAAAGTTCGTACTATAAATGTCCGTCCAGATCGTAGTACCAAGTACACAAAAACTGGTATTCAACATGGTAAAACAAATGCCGTTAAAAAGGCAATTGTACAACTGGCGGAAGGTGAAATGATTGATTTATACAGTAACATGTAA
- the rpsN gene encoding 30S ribosomal protein S14, with the protein MAKESMKAREVKRAKTVAKYAAKRKALKEAGDYEALQKLPKNASPIRMHNRCKLTGRPKGYMRDFGISRVTFRKMANQGLIPGVKKASW; encoded by the coding sequence ATGGCTAAAGAATCAATGAAAGCCCGCGAGGTAAAAAGAGCTAAAACAGTAGCTAAATATGCCGCTAAACGTAAAGCTTTAAAAGAAGCTGGAGATTATGAGGCATTACAAAAGTTACCTAAAAATGCTTCCCCTATTCGTATGCATAATAGATGTAAGTTAACAGGAAGACCTAAAGGATATATGAGAGATTTTGGTATTTCTCGTGTTACTTTTAGAAAAATGGCCAATCAAGGTCTTATTCCTGGAGTTAAAAAAGCTAGTTGGTAA